The following coding sequences are from one Streptomyces sp. V3I7 window:
- a CDS encoding formate dehydrogenase subunit delta produces the protein MAATGVPAQYRMANDIANNLGHLPAGEIAEAVAGHIRRFWDPRMQAQLIEQVGQAGADGNPVVAAAAALLRN, from the coding sequence ATGGCCGCCACGGGCGTCCCGGCCCAGTACCGGATGGCGAACGACATCGCGAACAACCTCGGTCATCTCCCCGCCGGCGAGATCGCCGAGGCGGTGGCGGGTCACATCCGCAGGTTCTGGGACCCGCGGATGCAGGCACAGCTGATCGAGCAGGTCGGACAGGCCGGCGCCGACGGCAACCCCGTCGTCGCGGCGGCCGCCGCGCTGCTGAGGAACTGA
- a CDS encoding response regulator transcription factor has translation MEDRPLRVVLVDDHEMVLEGLKTLLARFARRVRVVGQAADAADGARVVAAFDPDIVVSDVRLRGPASGLDLCRRLVETEPERKVVLLSAYDDEQYLYQALRAGAVGYLLKWMGGEELVRHIERAASGEVVVDPTMAGRAAVSAARLQAGEFWPGAALGLTQRESEVLSLLVAGLSNRAIAGRLVLGGETVKSHVASLYRKLEVNDRAGAVAAALREGIFR, from the coding sequence ATGGAAGACCGACCGCTGCGGGTCGTGCTCGTCGACGACCACGAGATGGTGCTCGAGGGACTGAAGACGCTGCTGGCGCGGTTCGCGCGCCGCGTACGCGTGGTGGGCCAGGCCGCGGACGCTGCCGACGGCGCGCGTGTCGTCGCGGCGTTCGACCCCGACATCGTCGTCTCCGACGTACGCCTGCGCGGCCCCGCCAGCGGCCTCGACCTGTGCCGGCGGCTCGTCGAGACAGAACCCGAGCGGAAGGTCGTCCTGCTGAGCGCGTACGACGACGAGCAGTATCTCTACCAGGCGCTGCGGGCCGGAGCGGTCGGCTATCTGCTCAAGTGGATGGGCGGCGAGGAGCTGGTACGGCACATCGAGCGGGCGGCGTCGGGTGAGGTCGTCGTGGACCCGACCATGGCCGGCCGGGCCGCCGTGTCCGCGGCGCGGCTCCAGGCCGGGGAGTTCTGGCCCGGCGCAGCGCTCGGCCTCACCCAGCGGGAGAGCGAGGTCCTCTCGCTGCTCGTCGCCGGGCTGTCCAACCGTGCCATCGCCGGCCGGCTCGTCCTCGGCGGGGAGACGGTCAAGAGCCATGTGGCCTCGCTCTACCGCAAGTTGGAGGTCAACGACCGGGCGGGCGCGGTGGCGGCCGCGCTGAGGGAGGGGATCTTCCGGTGA
- a CDS encoding GAF domain-containing sensor histidine kinase has protein sequence MADEGDGAGEADAATGGHDHGLGLADPERENALLVGIIEAISAGPDLGPLAANVAGLISEATATDVCFVHVLDDTGESLTLTGATPPFDREVGRVRLPIGEGVSGWVASHQEPVVITDHKEDDPRYRYFPQLRGQDYTSMLSVPMASRPGGFVGILNVHTRDRREFTDRDVRLLTSIGSLVAGAMHQARLHRRLAARERALERFAEQIIDAQEGERRRLASDIHDGIAQRLFSLRFHLDAAADALADAPDFTAEQLVHARRLTGLTLDEARAAVNDLRPPVLDDLGLADALTSLARSVPTVDVTVDVEECRLPEHVEIALYRIAQEALQNVVKHAEATQVRLELHGDADEMSLRVFDDGRGFDLAAPAASPAPASEQPNGSGYGMGSMAERAELVGGRLQVWSHPDHGTTVIAKVPTAATGPRHQDR, from the coding sequence ATGGCTGACGAGGGCGACGGGGCCGGTGAGGCCGACGCGGCGACCGGCGGGCACGATCACGGCCTCGGTCTCGCCGACCCCGAGCGCGAGAACGCGCTGCTGGTCGGCATCATCGAGGCGATCTCCGCCGGCCCGGACCTCGGACCGCTCGCCGCCAACGTCGCCGGGCTCATCTCGGAGGCCACCGCCACCGACGTGTGCTTCGTGCACGTCCTCGACGACACCGGTGAGTCCCTCACGCTCACGGGCGCGACCCCGCCCTTCGACCGCGAAGTCGGCCGTGTCCGGCTGCCGATCGGCGAGGGCGTGAGCGGCTGGGTGGCCAGCCACCAGGAGCCCGTGGTCATCACGGACCACAAGGAGGACGACCCCAGGTACCGCTACTTCCCCCAACTCCGCGGCCAGGACTACACGTCCATGCTCTCGGTGCCCATGGCGAGCCGCCCCGGCGGGTTCGTCGGCATCCTCAACGTCCATACGCGCGACCGCCGCGAGTTCACCGACCGGGACGTCCGCCTGCTCACCTCGATCGGCAGCCTCGTCGCCGGAGCGATGCACCAGGCCCGGCTGCACCGCAGGCTGGCCGCCCGCGAGCGCGCGCTGGAGCGGTTCGCCGAGCAGATCATCGACGCGCAGGAGGGGGAGCGGCGCCGGCTGGCGTCCGACATACACGACGGCATCGCCCAGCGGCTGTTCAGCCTCCGCTTCCATCTCGACGCGGCGGCCGACGCCCTCGCCGACGCGCCCGACTTCACCGCCGAGCAGCTCGTCCACGCCCGCCGCCTCACCGGCCTCACCCTGGACGAGGCCCGCGCGGCGGTCAACGACCTGCGCCCGCCCGTCCTGGACGACCTCGGTCTCGCCGACGCCCTGACCAGTCTGGCCCGTTCGGTCCCGACCGTCGACGTGACCGTGGACGTCGAGGAGTGCCGCCTGCCCGAGCACGTGGAGATCGCCCTCTACCGCATCGCGCAGGAGGCCCTCCAGAACGTCGTCAAACACGCCGAGGCCACCCAGGTCCGCCTCGAACTGCACGGCGACGCCGATGAGATGTCGCTGCGCGTCTTCGACGACGGCCGTGGCTTCGACCTCGCCGCCCCCGCTGCTTCTCCCGCGCCCGCGTCCGAGCAGCCGAACGGCAGCGGATACGGCATGGGCAGCATGGCCGAACGCGCCGAACTCGTCGGCGGCCGCCTTCAGGTGTGGTCCCACCCCGACCACGGCACGACGGTCATCGCCAAGGTGCCGACTGCCGCAACAGGGCCGCGGCATCAGGATCGTTGA
- the tkt gene encoding transketolase, giving the protein MSASTDRPHTVPPRSHAAPPSPASTDSRPTAPPGPTPSDQSHTAPPRLTPTNSRPAAPPGPVPTDRPHTTPPGPTPTDESHTAPPGPAPADLAPAPDDLDAQAAATIRLLAADAVEAAGSGHPGLPMGAAVPAWVLWSRFLRHDPSDPAWPDRDRFVLSAGHGSMLLYALLHLFGYDLPLDELRRFRQWGSATPGHPEYGHTPGVETTTGPLGQGLGNAVGMALAERMLATRCNTAEHTVVGHRTWVLAGDGDLMEGISHEAASLAGHLELGRLIVLYDDNDITIDGAATGSCRDDVLARFAAYGWQTLRVADGNDADAVTAALAAAVADETRPSLVAVRTTIGYGAPTVAGTSAAHGAPLGEAQLAATRRRFGRPDEVFHVPAAVAEYCRRLADKGRTDRVSWEFDRARWAEDRPDLAAQWSPSASPPELESLLPEFEPGTSMATRKASGAVLAAVGPAYPALVGGSADLAASTNTTIPGVGDVGPGAYDGRTLHFGIREHAMGAVLNGMALHGEFRPYGSTFLVFSDYLRPTLRLAALMKLPVVFVFTHDSIAVGEDGPTHQPVEQLESLRLVPGLAVLRPGDANETAACWQLALERSDGPTALVLSRQDLPVLAPVSASTLARYGCQVVRESADAPETVLLATGSEVALACAAAEELDARGVAVRVVSVPWRERFEEALAADPGLLPHCPAVWVEAGVPHGWRALARPGDQVIGLDRFGASAPGPVVYRALGFTVPAVVEAALTGITGKA; this is encoded by the coding sequence ATGAGCGCGTCCACGGACAGGCCGCACACCGTCCCGCCCAGGTCCCACGCCGCCCCGCCCAGCCCGGCGTCCACGGACAGCCGGCCGACCGCCCCACCCGGACCCACGCCCTCAGACCAGTCACACACCGCCCCGCCCCGCCTCACACCCACGAACAGCCGGCCGGCCGCCCCGCCCGGCCCAGTGCCCACGGACAGGCCGCACACCACCCCGCCCGGACCCACGCCCACGGACGAGTCACACACCGCCCCACCCGGCCCGGCGCCAGCCGATCTCGCGCCCGCCCCCGACGACCTCGACGCCCAGGCGGCGGCGACGATCCGGCTGCTCGCCGCCGACGCCGTGGAGGCGGCGGGCAGCGGGCACCCCGGGCTGCCGATGGGCGCCGCGGTCCCGGCGTGGGTGCTGTGGTCGCGCTTCCTGCGCCACGACCCGAGCGACCCAGCCTGGCCGGACCGCGACCGGTTCGTACTGTCCGCCGGCCACGGCTCGATGCTGCTGTACGCGCTGCTGCATCTGTTCGGCTACGACCTCCCGCTCGACGAGCTGCGCCGGTTCCGCCAGTGGGGCTCGGCGACGCCGGGACATCCCGAGTACGGTCACACCCCCGGTGTGGAGACCACCACCGGCCCGCTGGGCCAGGGACTGGGCAACGCGGTGGGCATGGCGCTCGCGGAGCGGATGCTGGCCACCCGGTGCAACACCGCCGAGCACACGGTCGTCGGGCACCGCACATGGGTGCTCGCGGGCGACGGCGACCTGATGGAGGGCATCAGCCACGAAGCGGCCTCCCTCGCCGGGCACTTGGAGCTCGGCCGGCTCATCGTCCTCTACGACGACAACGACATCACCATCGACGGAGCGGCCACCGGGTCCTGCCGGGACGACGTGCTGGCGCGCTTCGCCGCCTACGGCTGGCAGACACTGCGGGTGGCCGACGGCAACGACGCCGACGCGGTGACGGCAGCCCTGGCCGCCGCGGTCGCCGACGAGACCCGGCCGAGCCTCGTCGCCGTACGGACGACGATCGGGTACGGCGCACCCACCGTGGCCGGAACGAGCGCGGCGCACGGGGCGCCGCTCGGTGAGGCACAACTGGCGGCCACGCGGCGACGATTCGGCCGGCCGGACGAGGTGTTCCACGTCCCCGCCGCCGTCGCGGAGTACTGCCGCCGGCTGGCCGACAAGGGACGTACGGACCGCGTCTCCTGGGAGTTCGACCGGGCGCGCTGGGCCGAGGACCGCCCCGACCTCGCCGCGCAGTGGAGCCCCTCGGCCTCTCCGCCCGAACTCGAATCGCTGCTCCCGGAGTTCGAGCCCGGAACATCCATGGCCACCCGCAAGGCGTCCGGTGCCGTGCTGGCCGCGGTCGGCCCGGCCTACCCGGCGCTGGTCGGGGGTTCGGCGGATCTGGCGGCCTCGACCAACACGACGATCCCGGGCGTGGGGGACGTCGGGCCGGGGGCGTACGACGGGCGCACCCTGCACTTCGGGATCCGTGAGCATGCCATGGGCGCGGTGCTCAACGGGATGGCCCTGCACGGGGAGTTCAGGCCGTACGGCAGTACCTTCCTGGTGTTCTCCGACTACCTGCGGCCCACGCTGCGGCTGGCGGCGCTGATGAAGCTGCCGGTGGTGTTCGTCTTCACCCATGACTCGATCGCGGTCGGCGAGGACGGGCCGACGCATCAGCCGGTGGAGCAGCTGGAGTCGCTGCGGCTCGTCCCCGGGCTGGCGGTGCTGCGCCCGGGCGACGCCAACGAGACGGCCGCCTGCTGGCAGCTGGCACTGGAGCGGAGTGACGGGCCGACGGCACTGGTGCTCAGCCGCCAGGACCTGCCGGTGCTCGCCCCGGTGTCCGCGAGCACGCTGGCCCGGTACGGCTGCCAGGTCGTCCGCGAGAGCGCCGACGCCCCGGAGACGGTCCTGCTCGCGACCGGGTCGGAGGTGGCGCTGGCGTGCGCCGCCGCCGAGGAGCTGGACGCGCGCGGTGTCGCGGTCCGGGTCGTCTCCGTGCCCTGGCGCGAGCGGTTCGAGGAGGCGCTGGCGGCCGACCCGGGGCTGCTGCCGCACTGTCCGGCGGTGTGGGTGGAGGCGGGGGTGCCGCACGGGTGGCGGGCCCTGGCCCGGCCCGGCGATCAGGTCATCGGGCTGGACCGGTTCGGCGCGAGTGCGCCCGGGCCGGTCGTGTACCGCGCCCTCGGTTTCACGGTGCCGGCGGTCGTGGAGGCCGCACTGACCGGCATCACCGGCAAGGCATGA
- the fdhF gene encoding formate dehydrogenase subunit alpha, giving the protein MTRFKEPDLGTPGLPGAATVTVEIDGQPVAVPEGTSVMRAAALSGTDIPKLCATDSLEAFGSCRLCLVEIDGRKGTPASCTTPVTEGMKVRTQTPRLHKLRQGVMELYISDHPLDCLTCPANGDCELQDMAGVVGLRQVRYGYEGENHLDLETDHSNPYFDFDASKCIACSRCVRACGEIQGTFALTIEGRGFESKVSAGAGESFLDSECVSCGACVQACPTSTLQEKSVVQLGMPTRSVQTTCAYCGVGCTFNAELRGDELVRMVPAKDGGANEGHSCVKGRFAFGYATHPDRVLKPMVRENITDPWREVEWDEAIRTVATRMRDIQQRYGAGSIGAISSSRCTNEEVFVVQKMVRAAFGNNNVDTCARVCHSPTGYGLKQTFGESAGTQDFRSVADADVIVLIGANPTDGHPVFASRMKRRLREGAQLVVIDPRRIDLVRSPHVEAAHHLQLRPSTNVAVINAMAHVVVTEGMVDKAFVASRCEGFDEWAEFVARPENSPEATEPVTGVPAGQLRAAARLYAQAPNGAIYYGLGVTEHSQGSTMVMGMANLAMACGNLGREGVGVNPLRGQNNVQGSCDMGSFPHEFSGYRHVTDDAVRTVFEELWGRALLPEPGLRIPNMFDAAIDGTFRGLFVHGEDIAQSDPNLRHVAAALGAMELVVVQDLFLNETAEFAQVFLPGASFLEKDGTFTNAERRINRVRMLMPPKSGRHEWEIVCDIATAMGYPMAYDHPSQIMEEIARTTPTFSGVTYELLDKLGSVQWPCNEQAPTGTPTMHVDEFVRGKGRFMVTAYVPTDERTTSRFPLILTTGRILTQYNVGAQTRRTDNVAWHAEDVLELHPHDAEVRGIHDGDLVTLASRVGSTSLHARVSDRMPPGVVYTTFHHPVTGANVVTTENSDWATNCPEYKVTAVQVALAHPLQSPQGDRLAAVD; this is encoded by the coding sequence ATGACCCGGTTCAAGGAACCCGACCTCGGCACGCCCGGCCTGCCCGGTGCGGCTACCGTCACGGTGGAGATCGACGGGCAGCCGGTGGCGGTGCCGGAAGGCACCTCGGTGATGCGCGCCGCCGCCCTGTCCGGCACCGACATCCCGAAACTGTGCGCCACCGACAGCCTTGAGGCGTTCGGCTCCTGCCGGCTCTGCCTGGTGGAGATCGACGGCCGCAAGGGCACCCCGGCCTCCTGCACCACCCCGGTGACCGAGGGGATGAAGGTCCGCACCCAGACACCGCGCCTCCACAAGCTGCGCCAGGGCGTCATGGAGCTGTACATCTCCGACCACCCTCTGGACTGCCTGACCTGCCCCGCCAACGGCGACTGCGAACTCCAGGACATGGCGGGCGTCGTCGGACTGCGTCAGGTGCGCTACGGCTACGAGGGCGAGAACCACCTCGACCTGGAGACCGATCACAGCAACCCCTACTTCGACTTCGACGCGTCCAAGTGCATCGCCTGCTCCCGGTGCGTGCGCGCCTGCGGCGAGATCCAGGGCACCTTCGCGCTCACCATCGAGGGCCGCGGCTTCGAGTCCAAGGTCTCCGCCGGGGCGGGCGAGTCGTTCCTGGACTCCGAGTGCGTCTCCTGCGGTGCCTGCGTCCAGGCCTGCCCGACCTCCACCCTCCAGGAGAAGTCGGTGGTGCAGCTGGGCATGCCGACCCGCAGCGTCCAGACCACGTGCGCGTACTGCGGCGTGGGCTGCACCTTCAACGCCGAACTGCGCGGCGACGAACTGGTCCGCATGGTGCCCGCCAAGGACGGCGGCGCCAACGAGGGCCACTCGTGCGTCAAGGGGCGCTTCGCGTTCGGCTACGCCACCCACCCCGATCGCGTCCTCAAGCCCATGGTGCGGGAGAACATCACCGACCCGTGGCGCGAGGTCGAGTGGGACGAGGCGATCCGCACCGTCGCCACGCGCATGCGCGACATCCAGCAGCGGTACGGCGCGGGCTCGATCGGCGCCATCTCCTCCTCGCGCTGCACCAACGAGGAGGTCTTCGTCGTCCAGAAGATGGTGCGCGCGGCCTTCGGCAACAACAACGTCGACACCTGCGCCCGCGTCTGCCACTCACCCACGGGCTACGGGCTCAAGCAGACCTTCGGTGAGTCCGCCGGCACCCAGGACTTCCGCTCGGTCGCGGACGCCGACGTGATCGTGCTCATCGGCGCCAACCCCACCGACGGACACCCCGTGTTCGCCTCCCGGATGAAGCGCCGGCTGCGCGAGGGCGCCCAGCTGGTCGTCATCGACCCGCGCCGCATCGACCTCGTCCGCTCACCCCACGTCGAGGCCGCCCACCACCTCCAGCTGCGCCCGAGCACCAACGTGGCCGTCATCAACGCCATGGCCCACGTGGTGGTCACCGAGGGCATGGTCGACAAGGCCTTCGTCGCCTCCCGCTGCGAAGGGTTCGACGAATGGGCCGAGTTCGTCGCCCGCCCCGAGAACAGCCCCGAGGCCACCGAACCGGTCACGGGCGTCCCCGCGGGCCAACTCCGGGCCGCGGCACGGCTGTACGCGCAGGCACCCAACGGCGCCATCTACTACGGCCTCGGCGTCACCGAGCACAGCCAGGGCTCCACCATGGTCATGGGGATGGCCAACCTCGCGATGGCCTGCGGCAACCTCGGCCGCGAGGGCGTCGGCGTCAACCCGCTGCGCGGCCAGAACAACGTCCAGGGGTCGTGCGACATGGGCTCCTTCCCGCACGAGTTCAGCGGCTACCGCCATGTCACCGACGACGCCGTACGCACCGTCTTCGAGGAGCTGTGGGGCCGGGCCCTCCTCCCCGAACCCGGACTGCGCATCCCCAACATGTTCGACGCCGCGATCGACGGCACCTTCCGCGGGCTGTTCGTGCACGGCGAGGACATCGCCCAGTCCGACCCCAACCTCCGGCACGTCGCCGCCGCGCTCGGCGCGATGGAACTCGTCGTCGTGCAGGACCTGTTCCTCAACGAGACGGCCGAGTTCGCGCAGGTCTTCCTGCCCGGCGCCTCCTTCCTGGAGAAGGACGGCACCTTCACCAACGCCGAACGCCGGATCAACCGGGTGCGCATGCTGATGCCGCCGAAGTCGGGCAGGCACGAGTGGGAGATCGTCTGCGACATCGCCACCGCCATGGGCTACCCGATGGCGTACGACCACCCGAGCCAGATCATGGAAGAGATCGCCCGGACCACACCGACCTTCAGCGGCGTGACGTACGAACTGCTCGACAAGCTCGGCAGCGTCCAGTGGCCCTGCAACGAACAGGCACCCACCGGCACGCCGACCATGCACGTCGACGAATTCGTGCGCGGCAAGGGCAGGTTCATGGTCACCGCATACGTCCCCACCGACGAGCGGACCACCTCCCGCTTCCCGCTGATCCTGACCACGGGACGCATCCTCACCCAGTACAACGTCGGCGCGCAGACCCGCCGTACGGACAACGTGGCCTGGCACGCCGAGGACGTGCTCGAGCTGCACCCGCACGACGCCGAGGTCCGCGGCATCCACGACGGCGACCTCGTGACACTGGCCAGCCGCGTCGGGAGCACCAGCCTGCACGCCCGCGTCTCCGACCGCATGCCGCCGGGCGTCGTCTACACCACGTTCCACCATCCGGTGACCGGCGCCAACGTGGTGACCACCGAGAACTCGGACTGGGCGACCAACTGCCCGGAGTACAAGGTGACGGCTGTACAGGTCGCGCTCGCCCACCCGCTTCAGTCCCCTCAGGGCGACCGGCTCGCGGCGGTGGACTGA
- a CDS encoding phosphoribulokinase, which produces MPYKMMRMQRADAGRAAGRRPVMLAIAGDSAAGKTTLTKGLVEALGPERSTSVCVDDYHRYDRQERKGLPFTALHPDCNYVGVMEQHLQLLAIGQPILKPVYDHDTGQLTRPELIEPRDFVIVEGLLPLHTKLMRACFDVTVYLNPPEEIRREWKIRRDTRKRGYTADQVRGELARREPESEEFIRPQRAAADLVVRFAPIAGRDDPPGTPLSAELLLRPTVPHPELNGVLSKGDRRAIHLKLSRDEDGRPVDALHVHGYAPREESQVVEKAIWSQLGVEAGGPPDTLGRLDGGERSEPLAITQLLLMYHLLEATR; this is translated from the coding sequence ATGCCGTACAAGATGATGCGGATGCAGCGGGCGGACGCGGGGCGGGCGGCGGGACGGCGGCCGGTCATGCTCGCCATCGCGGGCGACAGCGCGGCGGGCAAGACCACCCTCACCAAGGGGCTGGTGGAGGCGCTCGGGCCGGAGCGCAGCACCTCGGTCTGCGTGGACGACTACCACCGCTACGACCGGCAGGAGCGCAAGGGGCTGCCGTTCACCGCGCTGCACCCGGACTGCAACTACGTCGGGGTCATGGAGCAGCATCTGCAGCTGCTCGCCATCGGGCAGCCGATCCTCAAGCCGGTGTACGACCATGACACCGGGCAGCTCACCCGGCCGGAGCTCATCGAGCCCCGTGACTTCGTGATCGTCGAGGGTCTGCTGCCGCTGCACACGAAGCTGATGCGGGCGTGCTTCGACGTCACCGTCTATCTCAACCCGCCGGAGGAGATCCGCCGGGAGTGGAAGATCAGGCGGGACACGCGGAAGCGTGGGTACACCGCCGACCAGGTGCGGGGCGAACTCGCCCGCCGGGAGCCGGAGTCGGAGGAGTTCATCCGGCCGCAGCGGGCGGCGGCCGATCTCGTCGTGCGGTTCGCGCCCATCGCGGGCCGCGACGATCCGCCCGGCACACCGCTGTCGGCGGAGCTGCTGCTGCGGCCGACCGTGCCGCATCCGGAGCTGAACGGGGTGCTGTCCAAGGGCGACCGGCGGGCGATCCACCTGAAACTGTCCCGGGACGAGGACGGCCGGCCGGTCGACGCGCTGCACGTCCACGGCTACGCGCCGCGCGAGGAGAGCCAGGTGGTGGAGAAGGCGATCTGGTCCCAGCTGGGCGTGGAGGCGGGCGGTCCGCCGGACACCCTGGGCAGGCTCGACGGCGGCGAGCGCAGCGAGCCGCTGGCCATCACCCAACTGCTGCTGATGTATCACCTGTTGGAGGCCACCCGCTGA
- the rpe gene encoding ribulose-phosphate 3-epimerase — protein MNSTASPPRIVPSVLPADFSRLGDECRLLERAGVDRIQWDVMDGVFVPNMTMGPDVIASVRPLVDLGFEAHLMVEEPDRMLRHWVDAGCEIIIVHAEATRHLHRTLDAVRELGARAGVALNPATPLSAVEHVLDGIDLLLVMTVNPGWGGQRYLASMEAKISAARDLIARSGRDIELEVDGGIGRGTIAGAARAGATTFCAGSALFRERAHLAEEVTALRALAAQAAPGPASHDKDTKEAA, from the coding sequence ATGAACTCGACCGCATCGCCCCCGCGCATCGTCCCATCCGTCCTCCCGGCCGACTTCTCACGGCTGGGGGACGAGTGCCGGCTGCTGGAGCGGGCCGGGGTGGACCGCATCCAGTGGGACGTCATGGACGGGGTGTTCGTGCCCAACATGACCATGGGACCGGACGTCATCGCGTCGGTGCGCCCGCTGGTGGACCTCGGGTTCGAGGCCCATCTGATGGTCGAGGAGCCGGACCGGATGCTGCGGCACTGGGTGGACGCGGGCTGCGAGATCATCATCGTCCACGCCGAGGCGACGCGCCATCTGCACCGCACCCTCGACGCCGTAAGGGAGTTGGGGGCGCGGGCCGGAGTGGCGCTCAATCCTGCCACCCCGCTGAGCGCGGTAGAGCATGTCCTCGACGGCATCGACCTGTTGCTCGTCATGACGGTCAACCCGGGCTGGGGCGGCCAGCGTTACCTCGCCTCCATGGAGGCGAAGATCTCCGCCGCCCGTGACCTCATCGCCCGGTCCGGGCGGGACATCGAGCTGGAGGTCGACGGCGGCATCGGCCGGGGCACCATCGCCGGCGCCGCGCGGGCCGGTGCCACGACGTTCTGCGCGGGCAGCGCGCTGTTCCGCGAACGGGCCCATCTCGCCGAGGAGGTGACGGCCCTGCGCGCGCTGGCCGCGCAGGCGGCACCGGGCCCGGCTTCCCACGACAAGGACACCAAGGAGGCAGCATGA
- a CDS encoding NADH-quinone oxidoreductase subunit NuoF, whose protein sequence is MTTVYVPRDSAATSVGADEVAEALLREAPATGREIEVVRNGSRGMLWLEPLVEVVTERGRIGYGPVSPDDVAGLVAAGMLEGEPEHALYQGPVDELPWMRDQQRLCLARVGLTDPLSPEDYLAHGGLAGLRRALALDPSDVVTEVMDSGLRGRGGAGFPAGIKWRTVAGTDEDVKYVCCNADEGDSGTFADRMVMEGDPFVLIEGMTIAAYAVGAHEGYLYLRSEYPDAAQVLHQAIGIARERGWLGEDVLGSGFRFDLHLRIGAGAYICGEETSMLESLEGKRGMVRAKPPIPALTGLFGKPTVVNNVLTLASVPAILTDGGKAYADLGVDRSRGTQVFQLAGNIARGGVFETAFGISLADLVHGYGGGTRSGRPLRAVQVGGPLGPYLPASQLELPTDYEAFDAAGAMLGHGGIVVFDDTVDMAGMARYAMAFCAEESCGKCTPCRIGSVRGVEAIDRITAGEDPEANLGLLNDLCELMTDGSLCAMGGLTPNPVRSALLHFPEDFTARREEAAQ, encoded by the coding sequence ATGACCACGGTCTACGTGCCGCGGGACTCCGCGGCGACATCCGTCGGCGCCGACGAGGTCGCCGAGGCCCTGCTGCGCGAGGCGCCGGCCACCGGCCGGGAGATCGAGGTGGTGCGCAACGGATCGCGCGGCATGCTCTGGCTGGAGCCCCTGGTGGAGGTCGTCACCGAGCGCGGCAGGATCGGCTACGGGCCCGTGTCGCCCGACGACGTCGCCGGCCTCGTCGCCGCCGGCATGCTCGAGGGCGAGCCCGAACACGCCCTGTACCAGGGTCCGGTGGACGAACTGCCCTGGATGCGCGACCAGCAGCGGCTGTGCCTCGCCCGCGTCGGCCTCACCGACCCGCTGTCCCCCGAGGACTACCTCGCCCACGGCGGCCTCGCGGGCCTGCGCCGGGCCCTCGCACTCGACCCGTCCGACGTGGTCACCGAGGTCATGGACTCAGGACTGCGCGGCCGCGGCGGCGCCGGGTTCCCGGCCGGTATCAAGTGGCGCACCGTCGCCGGCACCGACGAGGACGTGAAGTACGTCTGCTGCAACGCCGACGAGGGCGACAGCGGCACCTTCGCCGACCGGATGGTCATGGAGGGCGACCCGTTCGTCCTCATCGAGGGCATGACCATCGCCGCGTACGCCGTCGGCGCCCACGAGGGCTACCTCTACCTCCGCTCCGAATACCCCGACGCCGCCCAGGTGTTGCACCAGGCGATCGGCATCGCACGCGAGCGCGGCTGGCTCGGCGAGGACGTCCTCGGCTCCGGCTTCCGCTTCGACCTCCATCTGCGGATCGGCGCCGGGGCGTACATCTGCGGCGAGGAGACCTCCATGCTGGAGAGCCTGGAGGGCAAGCGCGGCATGGTGCGCGCCAAGCCGCCGATCCCGGCCCTCACCGGTCTGTTCGGCAAACCGACCGTCGTCAACAACGTCCTGACCCTCGCCAGCGTGCCGGCCATCCTCACCGACGGCGGCAAGGCGTACGCCGACCTGGGCGTCGACCGCTCGCGCGGCACCCAGGTGTTCCAGCTCGCCGGGAACATCGCGCGCGGCGGCGTCTTCGAGACCGCGTTCGGCATCAGCCTGGCCGACCTGGTCCACGGCTACGGTGGCGGCACCCGCTCGGGCAGGCCCCTGCGCGCCGTCCAGGTCGGCGGCCCGCTGGGCCCGTACCTGCCGGCCTCCCAGCTCGAACTGCCCACCGACTACGAGGCGTTCGACGCGGCCGGGGCGATGCTGGGGCACGGCGGGATCGTCGTCTTCGACGACACCGTGGACATGGCCGGCATGGCGCGCTACGCGATGGCGTTCTGCGCCGAGGAGTCCTGCGGCAAGTGCACTCCCTGCCGGATCGGCTCCGTCCGCGGGGTCGAGGCGATCGACCGCATCACCGCCGGGGAGGACCCCGAGGCCAACCTCGGCCTGCTGAACGACCTGTGCGAGCTGATGACCGACGGCTCGCTGTGCGCGATGGGAGGACTGACGCCCAACCCGGTGCGGAGCGCGCTGCTGCACTTCCCGGAGGACTTCACCGCTCGACGCGAGGAGGCGGCACAATGA